The Thiothrix nivea DSM 5205 region TTTGTGGCTGCGAAGTGACTCCCGGGGGTAAGCGTTCACGCCCTCTGATAGGCATTGCAGCGATTTTATAGTAAATTCACCCCATCCCAATAACGAGCCATTATCCCCTTGCCAGCCCTAGCCCACCCACTGCCGACCACCCTTGATGAAGCACATCAGCTGATCGTGCGCCAACAGGAACGGATAGCCGGGTTGGAGAAGCAAGCGGCACGGGTAGTGGTGTTGGAACAGCAAGTCGAAACGCTGCAAAAACAGCTCGAAGAACTGGTGGCCAAACTGGGCAGCAGTTCCCGCAACAGCTCCAAACCGCCGTCCTCAGACAGCCCGGAACAACGGGCAGCCCGTCCAAACGCAAGGGGAGTGGCCGCCCGCATGGCGGGCAACCCGGCCATCCACGCCACGAACGGGCGTTATATCCCCCCGAACAAGTGACCCGCACTGAACAGTATTCCCGGAAAGCACCTGCGCTGTGGTGGGGCAGTGGCGGTTGACTGGGAAACCCTTACCGCCATCAGGTCACGGACATCGCCCCTCCGCCGCCACCCGAGGTGACGGAGCACNNNNNNNNNNNNNNNNNNNNNNNNNNNNNNNNNNNNNNNNNNNNNNNNNNNNNNNNNNNNNNNNNNNNNNNNNNNNNNNNNNNNNNNNNNNNNNNNNNNNCGCCAAACACGTGCACGGGTCGAGCATGTGTTTGGGGCGATGTTGGCGATGGGCGGAAAACGGATCCGCAGCATTGGGTTGGCGCGAGCAGAATTTGGCCTAAGCATCAAGGCGGCTGTTTACAACCTGCGGCGGCTTTGTTCGCTCAAAGAAAGCGGAGTTGCGCCCATTTGAGGGGAAATCCCCCAGAATCCGCAAGAAGGCGGGAAAATAGGCATAAAGTAGGCTTGATACACCCCAAAATGGGTTGGCTTGATTATTTTAACAAAATACCGGAAGGGTAAAGCTAAGTGCTGCGCTACTCCGGCTTTTTAGAGGTTCCCAAATATCTCCCTCGCTGCATTAAAGCTGGATCAGTTAGCACATTGGCTCACGCATCAGCGTATTGTGAACTTTGGGCAACCACCAATCCCGGTAAATGAACAGACGCACCGTATTTTATCGGTAACGGAGAGCGCCCTATTTTCGGTTGTTCAGGTTGGTGTTGTCTCTCTCGCGGTAGCGCACTGTGAACAATCGGGCAGCCACCCATCATGAAAAATCGACACAGCCACCGCATTTTGTCAGCAGCGGGCAAGCCCTCTATTTCTTTGTCGTTCAAGTTGGTGTTGTCTGTCACGCGATAGCGCACTGTGAACTTTGGGCAACCACCCATCATGAAAAATTGGTATGAGCACCGTATTTTATCAGCAACGGACAAGCGCT contains the following coding sequences:
- a CDS encoding DUF6444 domain-containing protein; this translates as MPALAHPLPTTLDEAHQLIVRQQERIAGLEKQAARVVVLEQQVETLQKQLEELVAKLGSSSRNSSKPPSSDSPEQRAARPNARGVAARMAGNPAIHATNGRYIPPNK
- a CDS encoding transposase; this encodes RQTRARVEHVFGAMLAMGGKRIRSIGLARAEFGLSIKAAVYNLRRLCSLKESGVAPI